A single window of uncultured Pseudodesulfovibrio sp. DNA harbors:
- a CDS encoding DegT/DnrJ/EryC1/StrS family aminotransferase, translating to MSDKFIKVATPQVGEEEIQAVVEALRSGRYASGPRVEAFEEAFSKYVGTSYGVGVSTGTSAIHIALEAFGVGKGDEVIVPPLTFFATVSAVLYLGAVPVFADIDEDNLCLSAESCRKVVTDKTKAIIPVHFAGAATKMDPIMALAKEKGLIVIEDCAQAHGTMYKGKVVGSIGHAGAFSFFATKHMTTGEGGIITTNDEEIAKVCKMLRSHGMTDRDTHVRLAYNNRLNEIGAAMGLVQLTKLDDLNARRIANSEYILDEARKLPWANVPVAEGDVVHTYFWCPLMVKPESGRTIEELKAHLDANEIGYRHRYVKPLYKQPVLKTLGLDYSDVCLPNAEKIVGQVIGLPNHPALPEEDRERVVDVLKAF from the coding sequence ATGTCTGATAAATTCATTAAAGTCGCCACGCCGCAAGTCGGCGAGGAAGAAATTCAGGCTGTCGTCGAAGCTCTCAGATCCGGTCGGTATGCGTCCGGTCCTCGGGTCGAAGCATTTGAAGAGGCATTCTCCAAATATGTAGGCACTTCCTATGGGGTTGGTGTATCCACGGGAACCTCAGCCATTCATATCGCACTTGAAGCTTTTGGGGTCGGCAAGGGCGATGAGGTCATCGTTCCCCCTCTGACCTTCTTCGCAACTGTTTCCGCCGTGCTTTATCTTGGTGCCGTGCCCGTTTTTGCCGATATCGACGAAGATAACCTGTGCCTTTCCGCAGAGAGTTGCCGCAAGGTTGTCACGGACAAGACCAAGGCCATCATTCCCGTGCATTTTGCCGGGGCTGCCACTAAGATGGATCCCATCATGGCGTTGGCCAAGGAGAAGGGCCTGATAGTCATCGAAGACTGCGCTCAGGCCCACGGAACCATGTACAAAGGTAAGGTCGTCGGATCCATCGGTCACGCTGGTGCGTTCTCTTTCTTTGCCACCAAGCATATGACGACTGGCGAAGGCGGTATCATCACTACCAATGATGAAGAGATCGCCAAGGTTTGCAAGATGTTGAGAAGCCACGGTATGACCGATCGCGACACACATGTTCGACTGGCTTACAACAACCGTCTCAACGAGATCGGCGCTGCCATGGGGTTGGTTCAGCTGACTAAGCTGGACGACCTCAACGCACGACGTATTGCCAACTCCGAATACATTCTGGATGAAGCTAGGAAGCTCCCTTGGGCCAATGTCCCCGTTGCCGAGGGTGACGTGGTTCACACCTATTTTTGGTGTCCGCTCATGGTCAAGCCGGAGTCTGGTCGTACCATTGAAGAGCTCAAGGCTCATCTGGATGCCAACGAAATCGGTTACAGGCATCGTTACGTCAAACCGCTGTACAAGCAGCCTGTATTGAAAACGCTTGGCCTTGACTACTCCGATGTCTGCCTGCCCAACGCTGAAAAGATTGTTGGTCAGGTCATCGGCCTGCCAAACCACCCTGCACTTCCCGAGGAAGACAGGGAGCGGGTCGTGGATGTTCTGAAAGCGTTTTAA
- a CDS encoding NAD(P)-dependent oxidoreductase: protein MRVLVTGGAGYIGCLAVEELLKAGHEPVVFDTLNWGGEGLDENKDKIEMIEGDVRSSKDLVYALEGVDAVVHLAGIVGEPACKNNYKAHFTINIESTKTLLDCMTDPNIGMVKDFIFLSSCSVYGNVKGLYDEVTEMTPTSPLSLYADAKLQAENIINDYAARFPHFHPTILRLTTVFGWSPRPRLDLVTNLFAYRAWKEGKITIFGDGMQYRSLIHVHDVAKAVVHTLDTPRFLRDRKIYHLGEEANNRTVRDIAMIVKGYMPETEVEFLEGEPTDKRDYKINCQRIKNILGWKAQYTVEDGIKQMLEKLEENDWDWESFKYRNNKFDYV, encoded by the coding sequence TTGCGAGTTTTAGTTACAGGTGGGGCTGGTTATATCGGTTGTCTCGCTGTGGAAGAGTTGCTCAAAGCTGGTCATGAGCCTGTCGTTTTCGACACCCTGAACTGGGGCGGAGAAGGACTTGATGAGAACAAGGATAAGATCGAAATGATCGAAGGCGATGTGCGTAGCTCCAAAGATCTGGTTTACGCACTGGAAGGGGTGGACGCCGTTGTTCACCTTGCAGGTATTGTTGGGGAGCCTGCCTGTAAGAATAATTACAAGGCTCATTTCACCATCAATATCGAGTCCACCAAGACGCTGCTTGACTGCATGACCGATCCCAACATCGGCATGGTCAAGGATTTTATTTTCCTGTCTTCTTGCTCCGTCTACGGCAACGTCAAGGGTCTGTACGACGAAGTCACCGAGATGACTCCGACCAGTCCCCTGTCTCTGTATGCCGATGCTAAGCTGCAGGCCGAAAATATCATCAACGATTATGCTGCACGGTTCCCTCATTTTCATCCGACCATTCTGCGCCTGACCACCGTTTTTGGTTGGTCTCCGCGCCCACGTCTTGATCTTGTGACCAACTTGTTTGCCTATCGCGCCTGGAAGGAAGGCAAGATTACCATTTTCGGCGATGGCATGCAGTACCGTTCCCTGATCCACGTTCACGACGTTGCCAAGGCTGTCGTCCACACCCTGGACACCCCTCGCTTCCTTCGTGACCGTAAGATTTATCACTTGGGCGAAGAAGCGAATAACCGCACCGTCCGCGATATCGCTATGATCGTGAAGGGATACATGCCCGAAACTGAAGTCGAGTTCCTTGAAGGCGAACCCACCGACAAGCGCGACTACAAGATTAACTGTCAGCGTATCAAGAATATCCTCGGTTGGAAGGCTCAATACACCGTTGAGGACGGCATCAAGCAGATGCTCGAAAAACTGGAAGAGAATGATTGGGATTGGGAATCCTTCAAGTATCGCAATAACAAGTTCGACTACGTATAG
- a CDS encoding D-glucuronyl C5-epimerase family protein, with protein MRKLKHLWQIALRYLRPGSSLSFWYLPVTYDPQFNAKGPGLYPVNFRHKTEYQGLDNNGIPVMDYGADIGRQYNACAISQYALGLHARYLDNPNSEAKALFLKQADWLKENQTESPAGIQGTWPLPFDMVGYRVKGPWISSLIQAQAISTLLRAQAITGDPSYRAAATLAFESIRTPMEQGGVTRFIHNHVVFEEAPSSPPSTVFDGFLYSFWGVYEYALATGSPEAESMIDRALAWLKDHIDEYDIGFWSRADVYRKSPPCPASRHYHQVHSFLLTAIGSTFDDNQLLSYAEKWAKQDANPIYRKSAMAYKIVYKLVFY; from the coding sequence ATGAGAAAGCTTAAACACCTCTGGCAGATAGCTCTTCGATACCTCCGCCCGGGCTCCAGCCTGAGTTTCTGGTACTTGCCAGTGACCTACGATCCGCAATTCAATGCGAAAGGTCCGGGTCTTTACCCTGTCAATTTTCGACACAAGACAGAGTATCAGGGACTCGACAACAACGGCATACCGGTCATGGATTACGGAGCGGACATCGGTCGTCAATACAATGCTTGCGCCATATCCCAGTATGCTCTCGGCCTGCACGCACGCTATCTCGACAACCCGAACTCCGAGGCAAAAGCCCTGTTCCTCAAACAGGCAGACTGGCTCAAAGAGAATCAAACGGAATCTCCTGCGGGAATACAGGGAACGTGGCCACTCCCATTTGACATGGTCGGATACAGGGTGAAGGGGCCATGGATCAGTTCACTCATTCAGGCCCAGGCAATATCCACTCTGCTCAGAGCACAGGCGATCACTGGCGACCCAAGCTACCGGGCTGCTGCGACCCTCGCCTTTGAATCAATCAGAACACCCATGGAGCAAGGCGGCGTCACCCGCTTCATCCATAACCATGTCGTATTCGAGGAAGCTCCATCCTCTCCGCCCTCCACGGTGTTCGACGGTTTTCTGTACAGCTTCTGGGGGGTGTACGAATACGCCCTTGCGACAGGATCCCCCGAGGCCGAATCGATGATCGACAGGGCACTGGCATGGCTGAAAGATCATATCGACGAATACGACATCGGCTTCTGGTCCAGGGCCGATGTCTACAGAAAATCCCCCCCATGTCCTGCCAGCAGGCACTATCACCAGGTACACAGCTTCTTGCTCACGGCAATCGGTTCGACCTTTGATGACAACCAACTCCTGAGTTATGCAGAAAAATGGGCAAAGCAGGACGCCAACCCCATCTACAGAAAATCCGCAATGGCGTATAAAATCGTCTACAAGCTTGTATTTTATTAG
- a CDS encoding glycosyltransferase family 2 protein gives MKRIFIALQAYNEGRNISTVLSQIESCNIPGYSIHAIVVDDGSSDNTSAVANTHDCTVVRHPINLGQGYALLTGFLIALMYGEDDDLIIEMDADGQHDPKSMDRFIKRLDETGADIIVGSRILGSNYDNAPFFRKTMLPFYTDLINGLTGYTMTDSMCGYRAFRAGSLRKIAPVLSEMLEPQYIAAEMFIRFSKAGLTVEEVPIDMADRIHGKSRKGFIRYGLGVLKAIMKTLLDKNYRMLGAK, from the coding sequence ATGAAAAGAATTTTTATTGCCCTACAGGCCTATAATGAGGGGAGAAACATCTCCACAGTGCTCTCACAAATTGAGAGTTGCAACATCCCTGGATACTCAATCCATGCGATCGTCGTCGATGACGGCTCCTCGGATAACACTTCTGCTGTGGCCAACACCCATGACTGCACGGTGGTCAGGCACCCCATCAACCTCGGCCAGGGCTACGCCCTTCTGACCGGCTTTCTTATCGCCCTCATGTATGGGGAAGACGACGACCTCATCATTGAGATGGATGCCGACGGACAGCATGACCCCAAATCCATGGACAGGTTCATCAAGCGACTCGACGAAACCGGCGCCGACATCATTGTCGGTTCAAGGATTCTCGGCAGCAACTACGACAACGCCCCGTTTTTCCGCAAGACCATGCTGCCGTTTTATACGGACCTCATCAACGGCCTGACAGGCTACACCATGACCGATTCGATGTGCGGATACCGGGCTTTCAGGGCTGGTTCGCTCAGAAAAATCGCGCCGGTCCTGTCGGAAATGCTGGAACCGCAGTATATTGCTGCCGAAATGTTCATCCGTTTTTCAAAAGCCGGGTTAACAGTTGAGGAAGTTCCTATCGACATGGCGGACAGGATTCACGGCAAGTCGAGGAAAGGTTTTATCCGTTATGGCCTCGGAGTGCTCAAAGCCATCATGAAAACCCTGCTGGACAAAAACTACAGAATGTTGGGGGCGAAATGA
- a CDS encoding DUF2304 family protein yields MKLTPLTITLCVIACFIVWSTVNKIIKDRISFGFGSMWAISWLAIGTFTIYPSLLDSLAQLAMMRRIFFVIVAALFLVFGILFKIMSIQDKNKRILCQAIQQQAIQNHRIEHLEKSTELSTDIAPRNSPGAP; encoded by the coding sequence ATGAAATTAACACCACTGACCATCACGCTCTGCGTCATCGCCTGCTTCATTGTCTGGAGCACTGTCAACAAAATCATAAAGGACCGCATCAGCTTCGGCTTCGGTTCCATGTGGGCGATCTCCTGGCTGGCTATCGGCACCTTCACCATTTATCCATCACTGCTCGACAGTCTGGCCCAACTCGCGATGATGCGCCGGATATTCTTCGTAATTGTAGCCGCCCTATTTCTCGTTTTCGGCATCCTTTTTAAGATCATGAGCATACAGGACAAAAACAAAAGAATTTTGTGTCAGGCCATACAACAACAAGCCATACAAAACCACAGGATCGAACATCTGGAAAAGAGTACGGAACTATCGACAGACATCGCCCCCCGAAATAGCCCAGGGGCTCCATGA
- a CDS encoding glycosyltransferase family 39 protein, translating into MVGSHSMNTVPGRKMRHLFSRIPTWFLILIASFIVFQETPDRITTDLSMYTNAGLNLLLGYGYVDKSWLPQLLRPPLFPGMITVAFWLGEVSYEAVYWVIRVFCILTPVLVYLIGRRFFNRAIGTAAAFLCLSSYSIIVMSIRNLDSTWPFFVMLSILLIDFAVEKKSKRLFALAGLIMGASFLVKQSALVFFLYPGLLWLFEKDSRNREVFVGGVIYAIAILVCVVPWCYWAWSVSGNLLQGLLSRDGAVLTRQFVETNSQTLLSIVFSKIGGFLKGIAYYYGRGTGPSVIDGFMLAPLFAVSWLYFLGRSFTIGKGYLRWSIAFVLMLPYMSHTGNNALRAAQLIVLFTLSYIPVSVMMYDLVQALKIKSRFVWLSDSKRFFKVLIVVLIGVQFFGGFGRDKGTLLFLADNLLSSITIYSPGDGTEWYGTSKGYYKLVPQKAESGETEVDKKKPEESLRDTGIVSRPMALPTIRDYLMEHTAPKEAICVGFMASARNLYFLLNGRNPVIEFPSARLTSEASVFMGQVLPDESPLYLGARGRFASSPLHLLVMYESLILDLLKVNDIRYVVLTPWLGELVPYFDRNKGFNRVLTLQERTDQNKKYIIYEVDSYDSVPDFSKPIHGKGLAGAMKLTNSVDVSAYDNYKKILEASGGDRKDLLYGDEER; encoded by the coding sequence ATGGTTGGTAGTCATAGCATGAATACTGTTCCCGGCCGGAAGATGCGGCACCTGTTCAGTCGGATTCCGACTTGGTTTTTGATACTTATTGCTTCATTCATTGTTTTTCAGGAAACGCCTGACAGGATAACCACCGATTTGAGCATGTATACCAATGCCGGTTTGAATTTGCTGTTGGGCTACGGTTATGTGGACAAATCCTGGCTCCCTCAACTGCTTCGTCCACCTCTTTTCCCCGGCATGATCACTGTTGCCTTCTGGCTCGGGGAGGTCTCTTATGAGGCCGTCTATTGGGTGATCCGCGTCTTTTGCATATTGACTCCAGTCCTAGTCTATTTGATCGGGCGACGGTTTTTTAATCGAGCCATCGGCACTGCAGCCGCTTTCCTTTGCCTGTCGTCGTATTCGATAATCGTAATGTCCATTCGTAATCTGGACTCGACTTGGCCATTCTTTGTGATGCTCTCCATATTGCTCATCGATTTTGCGGTGGAGAAAAAGTCCAAAAGACTCTTTGCCCTCGCCGGACTGATTATGGGGGCGTCATTTCTGGTCAAACAGTCTGCATTGGTCTTTTTCCTGTATCCGGGATTGCTGTGGCTTTTTGAAAAGGATTCGAGGAACCGTGAAGTTTTTGTAGGCGGCGTCATTTACGCCATTGCGATACTCGTGTGTGTGGTGCCATGGTGCTATTGGGCTTGGTCCGTGTCGGGCAATTTGTTGCAAGGACTGTTGAGCCGTGACGGGGCTGTGCTGACCCGTCAGTTCGTGGAAACAAATTCACAGACTTTGTTGAGTATTGTTTTTTCCAAAATTGGTGGGTTCCTGAAGGGAATCGCTTATTATTACGGTAGGGGCACAGGGCCTTCCGTTATTGACGGCTTTATGCTTGCCCCGCTCTTCGCCGTGTCCTGGCTGTATTTTTTGGGTCGTAGTTTTACCATTGGTAAGGGGTATTTACGGTGGTCAATAGCTTTTGTTCTTATGCTGCCCTATATGTCGCACACAGGAAACAATGCTTTGCGCGCCGCACAGCTTATTGTCCTATTCACGCTCAGCTATATCCCGGTGAGCGTAATGATGTACGATCTCGTCCAGGCATTGAAGATCAAGAGTCGATTCGTTTGGTTGAGCGATTCAAAGCGTTTTTTCAAGGTCCTCATTGTGGTTTTGATAGGGGTCCAGTTCTTCGGTGGGTTTGGGAGGGACAAGGGGACTCTTTTATTTCTCGCAGATAATCTGTTGTCGAGCATAACGATTTATTCTCCGGGTGATGGGACCGAATGGTATGGTACCTCAAAGGGGTACTATAAACTTGTCCCCCAAAAGGCTGAGAGCGGCGAGACCGAAGTTGATAAAAAGAAGCCGGAGGAGTCACTCCGCGACACGGGAATTGTCTCGCGTCCCATGGCGCTCCCCACTATCAGGGATTATCTCATGGAGCACACGGCTCCGAAGGAGGCTATATGTGTGGGTTTCATGGCTTCTGCGAGGAATTTGTACTTTTTGCTCAATGGAAGAAATCCCGTTATTGAATTCCCGTCGGCAAGACTTACGAGCGAAGCCAGTGTTTTCATGGGGCAAGTTTTGCCGGACGAATCCCCTCTTTATCTTGGAGCCAGGGGGCGATTTGCTTCCAGTCCGCTCCATCTTCTCGTGATGTATGAGTCTTTGATTTTGGATTTGTTAAAGGTAAACGATATTCGATACGTCGTGTTGACGCCATGGCTTGGTGAGTTGGTGCCGTATTTTGATAGGAACAAGGGGTTTAACCGAGTGTTGACTCTCCAAGAGAGAACGGATCAGAATAAAAAATATATAATATATGAGGTGGACAGCTATGATTCCGTGCCCGATTTTTCAAAGCCTATTCATGGAAAAGGGTTGGCAGGTGCAATGAAGTTGACCAATTCCGTAGATGTCTCCGCATACGACAATTACAAGAAAATTCTTGAAGCGAGCGGAGGAGATCGGAAAGACCTTTTGTACGGGGATGAGGAGCGGTAA
- a CDS encoding lysylphosphatidylglycerol synthase transmembrane domain-containing protein codes for MSDQPESITSEPLKSKKNSWIGKAGLWVLMILSFGTVVYKSDPEMLAQAFDPGPLPLLLALVVIFALQADMSLRWGAILNPALKKKVPFKELFYIFTYSRVVSQALTPAVGLLLFRPILLNRRRGVEVKDGAASVVIEKLLDLVGIGFFCLPALAVNAGMLTPEKGVLFFGLACITMLVVFAFLGRHLYAVLWGGYQWLVAKVGALIKKYRDQAKGGERSPVEPGRGTVVLLGGLTVGRFLLNPLFFYASAVALNLDIPYWVFLIGFPLVQIPLALSITPGEAGTLQLTWFGILLLAGVKSSEAALFVVAFSFYWVLGLCLVLAVSWLFLKLWPEAE; via the coding sequence ATGTCCGACCAGCCTGAGAGCATTACTTCCGAGCCTCTCAAATCAAAAAAGAACTCTTGGATAGGGAAAGCAGGGCTATGGGTGCTCATGATACTGTCTTTTGGGACAGTTGTGTACAAAAGTGACCCTGAAATGCTTGCGCAGGCTTTCGATCCCGGCCCTCTTCCTCTTTTGCTGGCTCTTGTGGTCATTTTTGCTCTTCAGGCGGACATGTCGTTGCGGTGGGGGGCTATCCTGAATCCAGCCTTGAAGAAAAAAGTGCCCTTCAAGGAGTTGTTCTACATTTTTACGTATTCTAGGGTGGTGAGCCAAGCCCTGACACCGGCTGTCGGGCTGTTACTTTTCCGGCCCATACTTCTCAACCGTAGACGGGGAGTCGAGGTCAAGGATGGTGCTGCTTCGGTTGTTATAGAAAAATTGTTGGACCTAGTGGGCATAGGGTTTTTCTGTCTGCCTGCTCTCGCAGTCAACGCAGGTATGCTGACGCCGGAAAAGGGCGTCTTGTTTTTTGGTTTGGCCTGCATAACAATGCTCGTCGTTTTCGCTTTTCTTGGTCGGCATCTGTACGCCGTCTTGTGGGGGGGATACCAGTGGTTGGTCGCCAAGGTCGGTGCCCTGATCAAGAAGTATCGGGATCAAGCCAAGGGTGGAGAGCGAAGTCCGGTCGAACCCGGTCGGGGAACGGTTGTTTTGTTAGGGGGATTGACTGTCGGTCGCTTCTTGCTCAACCCTTTGTTCTTTTACGCTTCGGCCGTTGCTCTCAACCTCGATATCCCGTATTGGGTTTTTCTTATCGGGTTCCCCTTGGTCCAGATTCCTCTCGCGTTGTCCATCACTCCAGGTGAGGCCGGAACCTTGCAGCTGACATGGTTTGGTATTCTCTTGCTTGCAGGGGTGAAATCATCCGAAGCGGCTCTTTTTGTCGTGGCGTTCAGTTTTTATTGGGTGCTGGGTCTATGCCTTGTCCTGGCCGTCAGTTGGCTGTTCCTTAAACTTTGGCCTGAAGCTGAATAG
- a CDS encoding glycosyltransferase family 2 protein, with amino-acid sequence MTILRLFGVLIGGLIFLYEFNELRTGKRRFNPWLLFVGSALIALSLFPTLVNLPAEMFSLESFPGGRLITLLVGCVAILFPLALGVRNKANFLEQLVLNMGIKEAVGTYESPEAVPAGAIWVVIPVLDEEDNLREFLGQIPKDIDGIPVNTLIVDDGSTDSSREVAKEYQCSTATLPINYGGGLALKAGFRIAAMHDARLVVTMDGDNQHNPQDITALVAPILEGDADLVIGSRHLGSYERISMMRSIGIYSFNIIINILQGTSITDCSSGFRSIRLEMLEQVNLKQPQYHTAEMIISVAKSGGRIVEVPIAVKSRTHGSSKKGRDLLYGFKFLQTVLRTWLGW; translated from the coding sequence ATGACGATTTTGCGGCTGTTTGGCGTGTTGATTGGTGGCTTGATTTTCTTATATGAATTCAATGAGCTCCGGACGGGCAAACGTCGTTTTAATCCCTGGCTGCTTTTTGTTGGCTCGGCATTGATTGCTCTGTCCCTGTTTCCTACCTTGGTCAATTTGCCTGCCGAAATGTTTTCGTTGGAGTCGTTTCCGGGCGGGCGTCTTATCACGCTTCTGGTCGGTTGTGTGGCTATCCTCTTCCCCTTGGCCCTTGGTGTTCGCAACAAGGCAAATTTTCTTGAGCAACTCGTTTTGAATATGGGCATCAAGGAAGCTGTTGGGACCTATGAAAGCCCTGAAGCTGTTCCGGCGGGTGCCATCTGGGTTGTCATCCCGGTCTTGGACGAAGAAGATAATCTGCGCGAATTCCTTGGGCAGATACCGAAAGATATCGATGGGATTCCCGTGAACACCTTGATCGTTGATGATGGTAGCACCGATAGTTCTCGCGAGGTTGCCAAGGAGTATCAGTGCTCAACGGCTACACTTCCCATCAATTACGGAGGTGGACTTGCATTGAAGGCGGGCTTTAGGATTGCGGCCATGCACGACGCTAGGCTCGTAGTCACCATGGATGGCGATAATCAACACAATCCGCAGGATATTACCGCGTTGGTTGCGCCCATACTTGAGGGTGACGCCGATTTGGTTATCGGCTCCAGGCACCTTGGTAGTTATGAACGAATTTCTATGATGCGGTCTATCGGTATCTATTCTTTCAATATTATTATCAATATATTACAAGGGACTAGTATTACGGATTGTTCGAGCGGTTTTCGTTCGATCCGGCTTGAAATGTTGGAGCAGGTTAATCTCAAGCAGCCTCAATACCACACTGCTGAAATGATCATATCTGTTGCCAAAAGTGGAGGGCGCATTGTCGAGGTCCCGATCGCTGTGAAAAGCAGGACTCATGGAAGTAGCAAGAAGGGACGTGATCTGCTTTACGGTTTTAAGTTTTTGCAAACGGTTTTAAGGACGTGGCTCGGTTGGTAA
- a CDS encoding polysaccharide biosynthesis C-terminal domain-containing protein has translation MADHFSKLYNKTSRQLKHDIAASIVICGAGVGLAGAAFFLIGATFDRAVLGTFNLSYFFFIITGQIAAFGIQNAALYYVPLVTDNIAAKCRVGTTVILLVALVSPCISICLYFSSDFFSILFSIPQLNYALKVVACACPLFALNKVILNYLNGLQKILAYSIFSGLRIIILCLCIIAAVLKGIDSDHLALVFPVTEAILATIMFIYCLKCHLFALPHLDLGTIGETLKFGFKSLPIGIIHEVNTRVDVVMLGFFLTESSIGIYTLPAITIESILLIGYTVRRSMDPILTRLFSTGNMNEISKIIRFCTTKGVLASAALTTLASAAFCVVVTYIPSLSEYTESMIYLVYLAPGAIIWGALLPVSGFFIQTGSPQVQTFLIATQITLNATLNAILIPWLGTQGAAMGTGSSLLLFSALFVFLLKRALHPSSKGPTRSK, from the coding sequence ATGGCCGATCATTTTTCCAAGCTCTACAACAAGACGTCCCGACAACTAAAACACGACATCGCCGCAAGTATCGTTATATGCGGTGCTGGCGTCGGCCTTGCCGGAGCAGCCTTCTTCCTCATCGGTGCCACCTTCGACAGGGCTGTGTTGGGGACCTTTAACCTGTCTTACTTCTTTTTTATTATCACTGGGCAGATAGCAGCCTTCGGTATCCAAAATGCTGCCCTATACTACGTCCCTTTGGTAACGGATAATATAGCGGCCAAATGTCGTGTTGGCACAACGGTCATTCTACTAGTCGCACTAGTCTCTCCATGTATCTCAATCTGCTTGTACTTCTCAAGCGACTTCTTCAGCATTCTTTTTTCAATCCCCCAGTTAAACTACGCCTTGAAGGTCGTTGCCTGTGCTTGCCCGCTTTTCGCTCTAAACAAAGTCATTCTAAACTATCTCAATGGATTACAAAAGATACTCGCCTACTCCATCTTTTCCGGCCTGCGCATTATCATTCTGTGCCTCTGTATCATTGCAGCGGTTTTAAAAGGCATAGACAGTGATCACCTTGCCCTAGTTTTTCCGGTGACTGAGGCAATACTTGCAACGATTATGTTCATCTACTGCCTCAAGTGCCATTTGTTTGCCCTGCCACATCTCGACCTCGGCACCATCGGAGAGACACTCAAGTTCGGCTTCAAGAGTTTACCCATCGGCATCATCCATGAGGTCAACACCAGAGTCGACGTGGTTATGCTCGGCTTCTTCCTGACCGAAAGCAGCATCGGCATCTACACGCTCCCGGCTATCACCATCGAGTCGATACTGCTCATCGGCTACACAGTCAGAAGAAGCATGGACCCCATCCTGACTCGACTTTTCTCGACCGGGAACATGAACGAAATCTCAAAAATTATCAGGTTCTGCACCACCAAAGGCGTCTTGGCATCGGCCGCGTTGACCACATTGGCATCGGCCGCATTCTGCGTTGTCGTCACATACATCCCAAGCCTGAGCGAATACACTGAATCAATGATTTATCTGGTATATTTGGCCCCCGGAGCCATCATATGGGGCGCCCTGCTCCCGGTCAGCGGATTTTTTATACAAACCGGCTCACCGCAGGTGCAAACATTTCTGATCGCGACACAGATCACTTTAAATGCAACCCTTAACGCCATCCTTATACCATGGTTGGGCACACAAGGGGCGGCAATGGGAACCGGATCCAGCCTCCTGTTGTTTTCCGCCCTGTTCGTTTTTTTGCTAAAACGGGCATTACATCCCTCTTCAAAAGGCCCAACACGCTCCAAGTGA
- a CDS encoding class I SAM-dependent methyltransferase: MNHHSDHGIHEQSVFQCKECDFIFVYPHRSEIPSVTYDQETQDDFKFWGSKEAEIAYAAWREQVHNSLITRISHHLKGKKILEIGFGEGPLTEKVAPIVSEYWGIEPVPASHQRTIDRLHLAPTQALCLTAEELSSAPAFKKKENYFDAIILISVFEHLSSPKEILRQCNKLLTPNGKLFLTTPNSRYFKQLRLVRRLLGMEPWSHFHISFFKEKHLAILFEDTNFSIKARHYDPLATELSIDYFKKLKNSKFVGYAMTIASRLGIDRLLHINSLFYELKKK, translated from the coding sequence GTGAACCACCACTCCGACCACGGCATCCATGAACAATCCGTCTTTCAGTGCAAAGAGTGTGACTTCATTTTCGTCTACCCTCATCGTTCCGAAATCCCTTCCGTGACCTATGATCAAGAAACGCAAGACGACTTCAAGTTCTGGGGATCGAAAGAAGCCGAAATTGCATACGCCGCATGGCGAGAGCAGGTTCACAACAGCCTGATCACGCGGATAAGCCATCATCTCAAGGGAAAGAAAATCCTGGAAATCGGATTTGGCGAGGGGCCGCTTACGGAAAAAGTGGCTCCGATCGTTTCGGAATACTGGGGCATCGAACCCGTTCCGGCGTCACACCAGAGGACGATTGACCGCTTACACCTCGCCCCGACCCAGGCTCTCTGCCTCACAGCGGAAGAACTATCATCCGCACCAGCCTTCAAGAAAAAGGAAAACTATTTCGATGCGATCATATTGATCAGCGTATTCGAGCACCTTTCGAGTCCCAAAGAAATACTCAGACAATGCAACAAACTCCTCACGCCCAACGGCAAACTGTTCCTCACGACTCCTAATTCTCGGTATTTCAAACAGCTCAGACTAGTTCGCCGTCTTTTGGGGATGGAGCCGTGGAGTCATTTTCACATCAGCTTCTTCAAGGAAAAGCACTTAGCTATTCTTTTCGAAGACACGAATTTTTCCATCAAGGCACGACACTACGACCCGCTGGCAACAGAACTGTCAATCGACTACTTCAAAAAACTGAAAAATTCTAAGTTTGTCGGTTATGCGATGACCATCGCCTCCCGTTTGGGCATCGACAGGCTGTTGCACATCAATTCCCTTTTCTACGAATTAAAGAAGAAATAA